ATCAGCGATCTGACCGTTCATCTGCCGCGCCGCGATTTGCGTGCCATGATCCTTGCCGTGCGCACCCTGTATCGCCTCGGCCGCCTGCCCGCCTACCGCAAGGCGGTCCTGCCGCGGCTGCCGGAAGTGGCCCGCTTCGACCCGGGCCACGATGCGGTGATGATGGGCTACGATTTTCACCTGACCGAAGACGGACCGCGTCTCATCGAGGTCAATACCAATGCCGGTGGCGCTCTGCTGTCTTTACTGGCGCAACATGCGGACGAGGCATCGGCGCTTGCCGGGCTCAACAACAAGTTCAAAGCTGCTTTTCTCGGGCCTTTCGCGGAAGAGATACGGGCATTTTCCGGCGGGCGACGGACACGCCCGCAGCGCATTGCCATCCTTGACGAAAATCCTTCGCAGCAATTTCTTTACCGGGAGATGCAGGTCTTTGCGGATCTGTTCCGCGCCTGGGGTGTGGATGCCGACGTCGTGGATCCATGTCGGCTGCAGGCCGGGGCTGACGGCGTGTGGCTGGACAACCGACCGGTAGACATGATCTATAATCGCCATTGCGATTTTTATCTTGAGGAGGATGCCATGACCGGCATCCGTGCTGCTTACCTGGCCGGCAGTGTCTGTGTGTCGCCCAACCCTTTTGCTTACGGCCTGCTGGGGGATAAAAGGCGCATGGTGCTCTGGTCCGATCCGCAGGCGCTTGGCGCGTTGGGTGTGGCGGAAGAAGATGCCGCTTTGCTGCTGCGCCTGGTGCCGAAGAGCCGCCTGCTGGCCACCGAAAAGGCCGACGTCCTTTGGCAAGAGCGTCGCGCACTGGTGTTCAAGCCGGTTGACCGGTTTGGCAGCCGCGGGGTGCTGGTCGGTGAAAAAATTTCCCGCAAACGTTTCGAGCAACTCGACCCCGCCACTACCCTGGCGCAACAGCTGGTGCCTCCATCGCTGACCCATGGTGCGGACGATGACCCGCCGATGAAAACCGATCTGCGGCTGTTTGTCTACCGGGACCGCATTCTTGGCATCGGTGCCCGCCTGTATCGTGGACAGGTGACCAATCTGCGCACCGAAAAAGGGGGCTTTGCCCGGGTGCGTGTCGTCTGAGCTGCCGCGGTAACGGTACGGATGTAAAAAAGGCTGCCTGGAGAGGCAGCCTTTTTTACATCCGCATGGCGGTTGAAGGTTTACGGCTGGGCCATGACCTGGTCCCACTTGCCGGTGAAATTGTCCTTGATCCAGTGACCGTCCAGCCATTCGCGGGGGTTGATCTCCAGGCCGCTCAGAACGATGCCGAAATGCAGGTGGTCGCCGCCGGCCATGCCGGTGGCGCCGGTGCGGCCGATAACCTGCCCCTTGCTGATCTGGTCGCCAACGGCAACGTCGATGCTGCTCAGATGTGAGTAGAGGCTCTGCAGTCCCAGCCCGTGATCGATGATGATGCATTGGCCGTAGATGCCGAAATCCTCGGCAAGCACCACGGTACCGCTGTTGCTGGCCGGAATCGGTGACGCCGCCAGGGACGCGAGGTCGATGCCGAGATGGGTCTGGCTGTCGACTTTCTGGCCGTTGAACAGATAATCCCGCCTGTCGTTGAAGTCCGCCCGGGGGGCGGCATTGGGCAGGCGCAGAAACGCGCCTTCCCACAGGGGGCGGTCGGCGGTTTTGGCGGCGAGTTCGTTGAGTCGGGCCACGTTTTTGGCGCGCAGTTCGCGATTTATGCGCAAAAACAGTTGCAGAGGATCGGTGGTTTCCGGAAAATAATGCTGGAAATCCGGCATCTTGCTATCAAGAAAGGCCTGGCTGATGTTGATTCGGTCGGCACGGGGAGGCCGGGCAATGGGGTTGTAGTAGATTCCTGCAGTACGCTGATTGCCCGCCGGATCCTCGACCACCACCCGCGGCGTAAAGGCGCCGCGTTGCACGTTGTGAGGCCAGGCGAACAGACAGGCGTAAACGCCGTTGTCCTGGCGATAGGCGGGAAAGAAGCGTTCAGCCACTTTTACGCCAGCGTATTTGACGTCTTCGTTGACGCGGAACATGGTGAGACCGGCGCCGCCCTCATAGACGTTATGGGCGGTGGTCAGCACCGAAATGACGGGGGGCTTGGTGTCGATGGCAAGCTCGAAACTCCGCTCGGCCCGATTGGCCAGGGTGGCGCTGTCGCTGACCTGGACGGTCAGGCGCAGCGGTCCGTTTTTAAGGGGAAGTTTATCCAGGGGCAGAGGGATTTCTTCCACGGAAACGCCGCCTTGCCAGGTTTTGCTGATCAATTCGGCGGTCTTGCCGTCCTGGGAAACGCTGACCTTCAGCGATTTGAGACCGGCGCCGTCGTCCTGGATCTTGAGCACCGGCGGTTTTTTGGCCGAAACGGCGCCGCTTTCCGGGGTCAGGGTCAGGTCGGGAGCCTGGCTGTCACGCAGCATGAAGTAGCCTGCGGCGGTGCCGACAACAAGCAGCAGAATGATCATGATGGCATGGTTTTTCAATGTCGTGTACCTCGCGAATTTTCCGGATTTTTAAAAAACAGCGAACAAAGCCGCTTTGTGGTGAATAAAGGTCCCGGCAGGCCGCGCTCAGCGGCTTGCGGCGCGGTGCCACAGGGCCGCGCTAACCCCCCAGACAGCATAAATCAAGAGAATCAGAGCGGGAGTCAGCGCGCCATAGCCGAGGCCGAGCAGGCCCTTGCCGGCCCGGGGCATCAGATGCAACAGTACATAGGCCGATGGCGCCAGGCTCCAGAGCAGGCCGCGGCTGGCCGGGCGGCCCGGCAGCAGGGGCAGTATCAGCAGCAGCCCCCACAAACCGCCGACGATCAGTCGGGGGTAGAGCCACGCCAGGCTAAGAGCGGGGCGCAGGGCAATGCCCAACCAGGACAGAACGCCGTCCCGGCCCAGTTCCCAGAACAGCAGGCTGGAAAGCAGCCCGCCGATAACGCCGCCGGTAAACGCGGCACTCAGATTTCGCAGCATGAATCCTCCCGGGGGTGTCCCGTGTTATTCCCAGCGTCCGTGACGTTGACGCAGGGAGATGACCTCGACACGACCGCGCTCGTTGATCAACGAGGTCGACAGCCAGCTGACGCTGCTGATGATAAGCGAGCCGAGCACCGCCCACCAGAAACCGGCCACCTGCAGGCCGCCGATGATTCCCGATGCCATCATCAGCATCAGGGCGTTGATGACGAAAGTGAAAAGGCCGAGGGTCAGGATGTTGAGCGGCAGGGTGAGCAGCAGCAGGATGGGCCGGAACAGCGCATTGAGAATGCCCAGGGCCGCGGCGGCGAAAAATGCCGACACCGGGCCTCCCACCGTGATGCCGGGCAACAGCCAGGCGGCCAGCAATATGGCAACGGTCAACATAATCCAGCGGATCAGCAGGCCTCGCATGGTTACCTCCGGAGATGGGTGAAGTTGCGGCCGGGGGGCCGCCGGGATCATAAAACGTCCTAAGGATAGCCTAAATCCCATCCGGATAAAAGGGGGTAGCTCGGCTTCGCTGCCGGCATGTCACGGCGGCAGCTACTGTCCCGCCAGGGAAACAGCGTGAAGTCATATTGTGCGGCCTGGTTACGTGTCAGTCGCCAAGCATTGACTTGATGTTGGCGAATGCGGTCCGGGCCAGCTGATCTTTTTCTTCCTCGGTGGATGTACTCGGGGCGTCGCCGATCGATCTGCGCAGGACCTCGCCGGGGATCTCTTCAAGAAACCGGCTCGCAGCACGTGTTTGCATGACGCCGTATTTCTTGCGCCGGGAAGTGCCGAGCAGGGACAGCTTCTGTTGCGCGCGGGTGATGCCGACGTAGCACAGCCGGCGTTCTTCCTCGATATCGAAGCTTTCCTCCACCGATTTTTTATGGGGCAGCAGGTCTTCTTCCATGCCGACCAGAAACACACAGGGGAATTCGAGACCCTTGCTGGCATGCAGGCTCATGAGCACCACCGCATCGCGTTGCAGCTTGGCGTCCTTGTCCTGGCGCGGTGGCTCGTCGCGGTCGAGCAGCGACACCTTTTCCAGAAAACCTTCCAGGGTCGGCTGGGCTTCACGCTGCTCGTAGGAGGCCATGGCATTGACGACCTCGGCGACGTTGGCCATGCGCCGCCGCGCCCGCTCCGGATCCTGGGCGGTGCGCAGCAGATCGTCTTCGAAACGCAGTTCTTCGAGCAGTTCGCGGCCTGTTTCGCTGAGCCGGCCGACCCGGAACCGTCGCCGGTAGCTGTCCATCAGCTGCACGAACCGCCCGATCGCTTCGAGGGTTTTTTCGCCGAGTCCGTCGACCTGCGCGGCGTCCTGCAGCACCTGCCACATAGGGAGTTCATGCTCGGCGGAAAAGCGGATCAGACGGTCGGCGCTGGTGTCGCCGATGCCCCGCCTGGGCGTGTTGAGGATGCGCAGCAGGTTGACCTCGTCACGGGGGTTGAGCAGCACCCGGAAATAGGCCAGCACATCCTTGACTTCCTTGCGGTCGAAAAACTGCTGACCGCCGATCAGCACGTAGGGTACGTTCTGGTAGCGCAGCTGTTCCTCGAAGGCCCGTGACTGGACGTTGGTACGGAACAGGATGGCAAAATCCCGGTAGTTCAGGCTGGCCCGGAACTTCTCGGCCATGATGCGTTCCACCACTGTTCGGGCTTCGTCTTCGTCATCATCGCACAGCAGATAGTCGATCATGTCTCCCGGGCCGCCGGCGGTCCACAGGGCTTTGGCCTTGCGCTTGCGATTGTTGCGGATAACGGCATTGGCGGCGGCGAGGATATTACCTGTGGACCGGTAGTTCTGTTCCAGCCGGATAACCATGGTGCCGGGGAAATCCTTTTCGAAATCGAGGATGTTGCCCAGATCCGCGCCCCGCCAGCCGTAGATGGACTGATCGTCGTCGCCGACCACACACAGGTTGTTGTGCCCCCTGGCCAGCAGCCGCAACAGCCGGTATTGCGCGGCATTGGTGTCCTGGTATTCATCCACCATCAGATACCGGAAACGCTGTTGATATTTTTCCAGAACGGCGGGCTTGTCCTGCAGCAGGCGCACCGTCAACATGATCAGATCGTCGAAATCGACCGCATTGAAAGCTTTGAGGGCACGTTGGTAGCGTGGGTAGATAGCGGCCACCACCCCGCTGTATTCATCGCCGTGGCGAGGCTGAAAGGTGTCGGGTGCAATCAGGCGGTTCTTGGCGTCGGAGATCAGGTACAGTACGCGGTCGGCATCGTATTTGCGCAGGCCGGTATTGATTTCCTGCAGCAGGTCGCGGATCAGCCGCAACTGATCGGCGCCGCCGTAAATGGAAAAGTTCTTTTTGTAGCCGAGCTGTTCGATATCCTCCTTGAGGATGCGCACGCACAGGGCGTGAAACGTACTGATGACCATGCCCTTGGCCTGCCTGCGGTCGACCATGCTTTCGACCCGCTCACGCATCTCGCGCGCCGCCTTGTTGGTGAAAGTGACGGCAAGGATCGCTTCCGAGGTCACCCCCCTGTTTTTCAGCAGGTAGGCGATGCGGCTGGTGATGACGCGGGTTTTCCCCGAGCCGGCCCCTGCCAGCAGCAGCAGCGGACCTTCCGTGTGGCGGACGGCGGCGCGTTGTTGATCGTTGAGAGAGGACAGGTTCATAAATACTTCACGACGGCGGAGGGTATGCAAGGCGCAGGCGGCAGGCACAGACATCGGGCGCCCAGGAAGATACCACAGCACCGGGCGCCCGGCAAGGGGGGCTTGTAAGCGTGACAGCGTATGGCCATGGTTTACCGTTGTGCAAAAACGATGGTGGAAAAACGCGAAAGCGTCTTGCATTTCCTGCGCATTTCAGCTATGTTGCGCCGCAGTTTACGTCAGTTGCTTTTTATCTTTCGTTATTAGGGTGCTCCCATGTTTAAAACCGTTGTTGTCCTTTTCAGTCTTGTCTGGGCTTCCCTGATTCTTGTTTCCTGGAGTGGCGGCGAGCAGATTGACCGGCCGTCGCGGCCGGTTGTTGCGGAAAAAGCCGGTTTTTAAGCTGTTTCAGCGTCTCATGTGTTTTTGATCCGGCAACTTTCCGGTGGCTGTCCCGGCGATGGCCCGCAACGCTGGCGCCGTCTCTTTTTTCAGCTTTCCCCGTCCCGGTACCCCTGGCATGTTCCGCGCCGCAACAATTCCTGTTCGATAGCGTTGAGTACTTCCCATTTGTTCAGCGACCAGAGCGGTGCCAGCAGCGTCTCGCGCGGACCGTCTCCCGTCAGCCGGTGGATCAGGGTTGACGCCGGCAGACGTTCGATCACATCCGCCACCAGCGAAACATATTCCTCCTGTTCCAGCACGGCGATACCGCCCTGCTGGTAAAGATTCCCCAATGGCGTACCGCGCAGGATATGCAGCAGGTGCAGTTTGATACCGTCAATGCGCAGGCGGGCCATGGCATCGGCGGTGGCCAGCATATCGTCGCGGCTTTCTCCCGGCAATCCCAGAATGATATGTACGCAGACCCTCAGGCCTCTGGCTCTGGCGGCTGCATAGGCTTTTGTGAAGCAGGCATAATCGTGCCCGCGGCGTAAAAAATCGAGGGTACGGTCATGCCTGCTCTGCAGGCCGAGTTCCAG
This portion of the Syntrophotalea acetylenica genome encodes:
- a CDS encoding M23 family metallopeptidase is translated as MKNHAIMIILLLVVGTAAGYFMLRDSQAPDLTLTPESGAVSAKKPPVLKIQDDGAGLKSLKVSVSQDGKTAELISKTWQGGVSVEEIPLPLDKLPLKNGPLRLTVQVSDSATLANRAERSFELAIDTKPPVISVLTTAHNVYEGGAGLTMFRVNEDVKYAGVKVAERFFPAYRQDNGVYACLFAWPHNVQRGAFTPRVVVEDPAGNQRTAGIYYNPIARPPRADRINISQAFLDSKMPDFQHYFPETTDPLQLFLRINRELRAKNVARLNELAAKTADRPLWEGAFLRLPNAAPRADFNDRRDYLFNGQKVDSQTHLGIDLASLAASPIPASNSGTVVLAEDFGIYGQCIIIDHGLGLQSLYSHLSSIDVAVGDQISKGQVIGRTGATGMAGGDHLHFGIVLSGLEINPREWLDGHWIKDNFTGKWDQVMAQP
- a CDS encoding ATP-dependent helicase, yielding MNLSSLNDQQRAAVRHTEGPLLLLAGAGSGKTRVITSRIAYLLKNRGVTSEAILAVTFTNKAAREMRERVESMVDRRQAKGMVISTFHALCVRILKEDIEQLGYKKNFSIYGGADQLRLIRDLLQEINTGLRKYDADRVLYLISDAKNRLIAPDTFQPRHGDEYSGVVAAIYPRYQRALKAFNAVDFDDLIMLTVRLLQDKPAVLEKYQQRFRYLMVDEYQDTNAAQYRLLRLLARGHNNLCVVGDDDQSIYGWRGADLGNILDFEKDFPGTMVIRLEQNYRSTGNILAAANAVIRNNRKRKAKALWTAGGPGDMIDYLLCDDDEDEARTVVERIMAEKFRASLNYRDFAILFRTNVQSRAFEEQLRYQNVPYVLIGGQQFFDRKEVKDVLAYFRVLLNPRDEVNLLRILNTPRRGIGDTSADRLIRFSAEHELPMWQVLQDAAQVDGLGEKTLEAIGRFVQLMDSYRRRFRVGRLSETGRELLEELRFEDDLLRTAQDPERARRRMANVAEVVNAMASYEQREAQPTLEGFLEKVSLLDRDEPPRQDKDAKLQRDAVVLMSLHASKGLEFPCVFLVGMEEDLLPHKKSVEESFDIEEERRLCYVGITRAQQKLSLLGTSRRKKYGVMQTRAASRFLEEIPGEVLRRSIGDAPSTSTEEEKDQLARTAFANIKSMLGD
- a CDS encoding TIGR01212 family radical SAM protein (This family includes YhcC from E. coli K-12, an uncharacterized radical SAM protein.), which encodes MQEKPYRSFSAHLKQRFGGRVHKISVDAGFSCPNRGATRDRPGCLFCDPQGSGAVGIDRGFPVAEQIERGKEIMTRKYKAGQFLAYFQPFSNTYAPVARLRALYDQALGVEGVVGLAVGTRPDCVPEEVLDLLGEYHRRTYFWLELGLQSRHDRTLDFLRRGHDYACFTKAYAAARARGLRVCVHIILGLPGESRDDMLATADAMARLRIDGIKLHLLHILRGTPLGNLYQQGGIAVLEQEEYVSLVADVIERLPASTLIHRLTGDGPRETLLAPLWSLNKWEVLNAIEQELLRRGTCQGYRDGES
- a CDS encoding phage holin family protein, translating into MRGLLIRWIMLTVAILLAAWLLPGITVGGPVSAFFAAAALGILNALFRPILLLLTLPLNILTLGLFTFVINALMLMMASGIIGGLQVAGFWWAVLGSLIISSVSWLSTSLINERGRVEVISLRQRHGRWE